A segment of the Gossypium hirsutum isolate 1008001.06 chromosome D10, Gossypium_hirsutum_v2.1, whole genome shotgun sequence genome:
tgcaGTTTCATCTAAAATCGAGAAGTGAAGCGAGAATCCCTATCAGAAATTAATGAAACCTGAACCCCATATAGTCTTACAATCTCAAAAAGGTAGAGCTTTGCTAACTTTTACAGAGAGTAGTCCGTCCAAACCAGAATAAAATAGGTGGACTTcgtcaatcgatccatgatgacccaaacaaaatccttcttagtgggtgtcaagggcaacccactaacgaagtcccaTCGTCACTTGTTCTCATTTCCAAAAGGGAATCTTAACAAGTTGAAGCAAACCCAAAGGTAACTggtgctcagctttaacttgttggcACGTCAAATAACGAGCAACAAAATTTGTAACCTCATATTTCAAACTCGGCTACCAGTACAGCTCATGAAGACCATGATACATTTTATTACCACCGGGAtgtatagcataagggctactatgcgccttcCTTAGAATCGACTGCTTCAGATCAGAATCATTTAGTGCACAAACTCGACCTCAGAAACACAGAACTCTATCCTTATTCAGTCTAAAATCGGAAGTACTGCCACTCTCAATCTGACAAAATCGCAAAGCTAGAGACTTATCCCATTACTGTTTATCTTGAatttgatcaatccaagtcggcttaatTTGAAACTCAGCTAACATAATCAAATCATCAAACAGACTAAGATGAGCGAACATCACTCTTAAATCAGTCATCGCTTTATGACTGAGAGCATCGACCACCACATTgaccttaccaggatgatactctatcgtgcagtcataatctttgagcagctcaatccattgacgttgtctaagattcaactccttctgagtaataaggtacttgaggctcttgtgattagtatagatgatacacctctcaccataccgataatgcctccagatttttaaCGCAAATACCACAACAACTAACTCGAGATCATACGTCGAGTAGTTCCCCTCATGTGACTTAAGTTGAcgggacgcataagccacaaccttacaatcttgcatcagtacacatcccaaaccaacatgcaacgcatcactgtacactacaaactctttaccagattcaAGTTGCATCAGAATAAGATCCTGAGTTAGAACAGACTTGAGCTTTTCGAAACTCGATTGTTGCGTATTACTCCAGAAAAAAGGAACACCCTTGCGCAGCAGCCTAGTCAAAGGAGCTACAATCAatgagaacccctcaacaaactgCTGATAATAATCCGTAAGATCTGGAAAACTGCGGCTCTCAGAAACATTTTAGGCTGTTCCAATCAAGCACTGCCTCAATCTTCctaggatcaactcggatcccctcAACAGAAACCATGTGCcctagaaaagttacctctcgcaaccaaaactcacacttgctcaacttagcgtagagctgTTTCTTTCGAagtatctgaagcactactctaagatgctcatcctTAGTCTTAGAGtcaaccagaatatcatcgatgaagacCACGATGAATTGATCCAGATAAGGCTAAAAAActcgattcattagatccatgaatgcaACTGGAGTATTCGTCAAACCAAAGggtataactaggaactcgtagtgccaATAACGggtcctaaatgtcgtcttatgaaCATCTTTTTCCTTAACTCTAAGCTGATGATACACAGAATGAAGATCTATTTTCGAGAACATTGAAACCCCTcgaaattgatcaaacaaatggTCGATCCTCGAAATTGGATACTTATTTTTCACTATTCAACTACCGGTAGTCGATGTACATCCTTATGGtaccatcttttttctttacaaacagaatCGGTGCCCCtagagacacactaggacgaatGAAACCATGATTCagaagctcttgaagttgagccttaaactccttcggtgccattcggtaGGGAGCGATAGACACCTAAGCTGTACTTGATAGAAGCTTAACGTCAAACTCCACTTCTCGATTCGAAGGTAAACTCGATAACTCTTCAGGAAAGACATCCAAAAATTCTCTCACTGTTCTGATATCCCTGACAGAAGAGTCCCCAAAAACTGAAACACTAACGtaggccaagtacgcctcacaccCTTCTCGAACCAATTTCTCTGCCAATAGAGTGGATATCATATTGGATAAGTAATCTCGATACTCACCGATCACAACCATTTTCTTATCATCCATTGTCCTCAGAACAACTCTTTTAGTTGCATAGTTCAGACTAACTCAATGCTCAACCAACCAATCTATAACCAGAATCAAGTCAAACTCTCCAAACAGTAGCTCCATCAAATTTGCCAGAAACACAGTCCCTTGTACTTCCACCAATACATTCTTATAAAGTCTACTTACTCGAACATACTGCCCTAATAGACTCAGTACGATAATCTCACTAAAAGTGCACTCCACAGGAATCCCCAAGTTATCGAAAATAGtactagctacataggaatgtgTAGAACTTATTTCTATCAGAGTAGTATAAGGaacatcaaaaataaagaatgtaaccgtgatcacatcaggagcGTCTCTATCCTCTCGACGTCAAGTAGCATAAACCAGTGTAGGCTGCCTCATCTCAGTCTGATTAGCACCTCTGCCCGATACTCTCTATCCTTagcccaaaccattaccacccctagctgGTCCACGACCCTTAGGTGGCTGCTGAATTACCCTTTAAGGCTATATAGAACTCAGTCCCGAAGCTTGTATCTGATTAGCACACTGTGGACACTCTCAAATTTGATGCTCTAAAGACCCACACCTCAGACAAGCTCctaacctcctccaacactcgcccggatGGCGCCTACCACAATCACCACATGACTGAATCCCAGTAGGAGCTACAGGAACCCCTACTCTAATAGGCCCATTAGGTCTGGCCCATTTCTTAGGTCTCTAAATAGAAATAAAGGGTttcaaatccctcttattcttacctctcTCACGATCCCTATCCTGGCGCTCTACGCACTTAACCTTTTCGGCGATCTTTGCCTTATCTACTATAACTATGAACTCTGACTCCTTCTGTGGAGCAATCAATACCATCAGATTATCCCTCAAGTTATCCTCAAAATAGACGCATTTCTCATATTTCGACACCACCAAGCCTTAAGTGTAGCGGTTTAacctcagaaactcagcctcatatTCGGCCACAGATTTATCACAttgcgtgagattcatgaactcacgctTACGAGTATCAATATAGCTCGCCCCCACATACTTTCCCTTGAAAGCAGTTTTAAAATAGTCCCAGTTCAAACGATCCGGCTGAGTAACCTCCTCAACTGACAACCACCACCGATATGCCTCACCGTGAAGCAAATAGACTGCaccctttactttctgctcagaaGTACAGTCGATGTTGTTCATGATCCTCttggtggcctccaaccaatacttgGCCATAGTAGGGGcgactccagtgacacccctgAACAACTTAGCTCTATTAGTCC
Coding sequences within it:
- the LOC107915387 gene encoding uncharacterized protein produces the protein MPNLDTSETLVLPATETRSQSQSAEDDALSQAMLTVLERVSRPHSRSRGRELITKQLRTNRAKLFRGVTGVAPTMAKYWLEATKRIMNNIDCTSEQKVKGAVYLLHGEAYRWWLSVEEVTQPDRLNWDYFKTAFKGKYVGASYIDTRKREFMNLTQCDKSVAEYEAEFLRLNRYT